In Kitasatospora viridis, one DNA window encodes the following:
- a CDS encoding thiomuracin/GE37468 family thiazolyl RiPP peptide, whose product MEGFDDLVLDDSAFELVDLGAVVPSSVTAGYGLTELSASAGASSCCCCTPCCSCT is encoded by the coding sequence ATGGAGGGATTCGACGACCTGGTGCTGGACGACAGCGCCTTCGAGCTCGTGGACCTGGGCGCGGTGGTGCCTTCCTCGGTGACCGCCGGCTACGGCCTCACCGAGCTGTCGGCGTCCGCCGGTGCGAGCAGCTGCTGCTGCTGCACCCCGTGCTGTTCCTGCACCTGA
- a CDS encoding lantibiotic dehydratase: protein MSPQARSGTARHGLGPAAVIRLAGSPVAVLDGLRGVRSSRTAAELVRLRAGIAAATGELSGLLYAAIGAAGDGERRAGLVAVRRTVHRERPVDPARLAGLPGDLADPVRAWTARLAERDRLLAVLPEQLERDWAESCEALRAAARLPAFQFGLVHANSDLFQALDKWLRTGRAPQRQTVLRLAQYLARSAAKTSPYSTFTSSGLAAWGEAGEIVESAVRAGSAVTGTEVSVGSLHRIARAVSARPEVAGGCRVRLNPSATAADGTLVFLGRGPVEQVHGLALTPALGRVLELAAHGGTFDELRGALPAGAAGGRQVEAFLNRLVALGLLELVPPLADQSADPVTDLRCWLHRLDRPGLARLDRTLHEVHEALSAYPATTAAGDRVAVREAVVRALDSALRAAGDHAHAETPALAMEFARCSFYENAVHPGTAAVLDRAGWRPLLDDLDAVRTLLGLIGPDLAFKLVLGSLLERRYPAGAEVPLLVFYRDVLAEQSAHAASAPAHSRFADADSPVEAVRELHRLRAAGKRLLGERAPDGDGVVRVGAEEVRLLAKEWPDWVRAPASVAVYCQLAETARGPELVVNTVSCGFGRGRSRVRQVLDALGLLAGAPPEPGPAEGCGEVLFAEFEAVAGSAVNVRRPGVRLAVDYPGVRSVREGGALVPVNDLYVRRGEDGLPALVSRRLGRLIRPVHPGLGDRLLPPAARFMIEAFGESTTWFGAHTELRMTADPRADLDVRHLPRLMVGSVVLRRAVWMTRADRLPRRADAPTDAAWILRLAGWRAEHGVPERCFVTVLEPADLGRGGRGPGNGVKPNYVDFTSPLLLLGLDRRLTEPGAIVQLSEMLPEPGQVRGEHVAEYVVELDEPGVTRVRAAGE from the coding sequence ATGAGCCCGCAGGCCCGGTCCGGCACGGCGCGCCACGGGCTCGGCCCGGCCGCCGTGATCCGCCTCGCCGGCAGTCCGGTCGCCGTGCTGGACGGGCTGCGCGGTGTGCGGAGCTCGCGCACGGCCGCTGAGCTGGTGCGGCTGCGCGCCGGGATCGCCGCCGCGACCGGCGAACTGTCGGGCCTGCTGTATGCGGCGATCGGCGCCGCGGGCGACGGGGAGCGCAGGGCCGGGCTCGTCGCGGTGCGCCGGACCGTGCACCGCGAGCGGCCGGTCGATCCCGCCCGGCTGGCCGGGCTGCCCGGCGATCTCGCGGACCCGGTGCGGGCCTGGACGGCGCGGCTCGCCGAACGCGACCGCCTGCTGGCGGTGCTGCCCGAGCAGCTCGAACGGGACTGGGCCGAGAGCTGCGAGGCGCTGCGCGCCGCGGCCCGGCTGCCCGCCTTCCAGTTCGGGCTCGTGCACGCCAACTCCGACCTGTTCCAGGCCCTCGACAAGTGGCTGCGCACCGGACGCGCGCCGCAGCGCCAGACCGTGCTGCGGCTGGCGCAGTACCTGGCCCGGTCCGCGGCCAAGACCAGCCCGTACTCCACGTTCACCAGCAGCGGCCTGGCCGCCTGGGGCGAGGCCGGGGAGATCGTCGAGTCGGCCGTGCGGGCCGGCAGCGCGGTGACCGGAACCGAGGTCAGCGTCGGCTCGCTGCACCGGATCGCACGGGCCGTCAGTGCACGCCCGGAGGTCGCCGGCGGCTGCCGGGTGCGGCTCAACCCCAGCGCGACGGCCGCCGACGGCACGCTGGTGTTCCTCGGCCGGGGGCCGGTCGAGCAGGTGCACGGCCTCGCCCTCACGCCGGCCCTGGGCCGGGTGCTCGAACTGGCCGCCCACGGCGGCACCTTCGACGAGCTGCGGGGCGCGCTCCCGGCCGGGGCGGCCGGCGGGCGCCAGGTGGAGGCGTTCCTGAACCGCCTGGTGGCGCTGGGCCTGCTGGAGCTGGTCCCGCCGCTCGCCGACCAGTCCGCGGACCCCGTGACCGATCTGCGCTGCTGGCTGCACCGGCTCGACCGGCCCGGCCTGGCACGGCTGGACCGCACGCTGCACGAGGTCCATGAGGCGCTGTCGGCCTACCCCGCGACCACCGCCGCCGGCGACCGGGTCGCCGTCCGCGAGGCCGTGGTCCGCGCCCTGGACTCGGCCCTGCGCGCGGCGGGCGACCACGCCCACGCCGAAACCCCGGCGCTGGCCATGGAGTTCGCCCGGTGCAGCTTCTACGAGAACGCGGTGCACCCCGGCACGGCTGCCGTGCTGGACCGGGCGGGCTGGCGGCCGCTGCTGGACGACCTCGACGCGGTGCGCACGCTGCTCGGGCTGATCGGGCCGGACCTGGCGTTCAAGCTCGTGCTCGGCTCGCTGCTGGAGCGCCGGTACCCGGCCGGCGCGGAGGTGCCGCTGCTGGTGTTCTACCGGGACGTGCTGGCCGAGCAGTCCGCCCACGCCGCCTCGGCCCCGGCGCACAGCCGCTTCGCCGATGCGGACAGCCCCGTCGAGGCGGTGCGCGAGCTGCACCGCCTGCGCGCCGCCGGCAAGCGGCTGCTGGGCGAGCGGGCGCCGGACGGGGACGGTGTGGTCCGGGTCGGCGCCGAGGAGGTGCGCCTGCTGGCGAAGGAGTGGCCGGACTGGGTCCGCGCCCCGGCGTCCGTCGCGGTCTACTGCCAACTCGCCGAGACCGCACGGGGCCCGGAGCTGGTGGTCAACACCGTCAGCTGCGGCTTCGGCCGCGGCCGAAGCCGGGTCCGGCAGGTGCTGGACGCGCTCGGCCTGCTCGCCGGCGCACCGCCCGAGCCGGGGCCGGCCGAGGGCTGCGGCGAGGTGCTCTTCGCCGAGTTCGAGGCCGTGGCCGGCTCCGCGGTCAACGTCCGCAGGCCCGGTGTCCGGCTGGCCGTCGACTATCCCGGTGTGCGCAGCGTGCGGGAGGGCGGGGCCCTGGTGCCCGTCAACGACCTGTACGTGCGACGCGGGGAGGACGGGCTGCCGGCGTTGGTGTCGAGGCGGCTCGGGCGGCTGATCCGCCCGGTGCACCCGGGGCTGGGCGACCGGCTGCTGCCGCCCGCCGCCCGCTTCATGATCGAGGCGTTCGGCGAGTCCACCACCTGGTTCGGCGCACACACCGAACTGCGGATGACCGCCGACCCGCGCGCGGACCTCGACGTGCGCCACCTGCCCCGGCTGATGGTCGGCAGCGTGGTGCTGCGGCGTGCCGTGTGGATGACCCGCGCGGACCGGCTGCCCCGGCGCGCGGACGCCCCGACCGACGCGGCGTGGATCCTGCGGCTGGCCGGCTGGCGGGCCGAACACGGCGTGCCCGAGCGGTGTTTCGTCACCGTTCTCGAACCGGCCGACCTGGGCCGGGGCGGGCGGGGCCCGGGCAACGGCGTCAAACCGAACTACGTGGACTTCACGAGCCCGCTGCTGCTGCTCGGGTTGGACCGCCGGCTCACCGAGCCGGGGGCGATCGTGCAGCTCAGCGAGATGCTGCCGGAGCCCGGCCAGGTCCGGGGTGAGCACGTCGCCGAGTACGTCGTGGAACTCGACGAGCCCGGAGTGACCCGCGTCCGAGCAGCGGGCGAATAG
- a CDS encoding winged helix-turn-helix transcriptional regulator, with translation MATLETTATVDIGYRSDGPGRLILDQIADKWSMTVLAFLDRPRRFNEILRHLEGVTHRVLTHTLRRLERSGLVARRVLTASPIRVEYSRTPLGESLREPFGHLYAWTVENLDDIRAHQLAYDERLRGQ, from the coding sequence ATGGCCACCCTTGAGACCACCGCCACCGTCGACATCGGCTACCGGTCGGACGGCCCCGGCCGCCTGATCCTCGACCAGATCGCCGACAAGTGGTCGATGACGGTACTGGCGTTCCTCGACCGGCCGCGGCGGTTCAACGAGATCCTGCGCCACCTCGAAGGCGTGACCCACCGGGTCCTCACCCACACCCTGCGGCGCCTGGAGCGCAGCGGGCTGGTCGCGCGACGGGTGCTGACGGCGTCGCCGATCCGGGTCGAGTACTCCCGGACCCCGCTCGGCGAGTCCCTGCGGGAGCCGTTCGGCCACCTCTACGCCTGGACGGTCGAGAACCTGGACGACATCCGAGCGCACCAACTGGCGTACGACGAGCGCCTGCGCGGTCAGTAG
- a CDS encoding phosphocholine-specific phospholipase C → MSPLTRRTFLGSAAALGAAVGLEVVPGTQARAAAAAARTGTIRDVKHVVVLMQENRSFDHYFGTLRGVRGFGDRTAVQLPDGNSVFNQPNGGKRQYPWQLSATKTWWWGVSKEKIAQCDGSLAHTWATQHAAWNNGRMDSWVAAKGSDRTLGFMDRSDIPFHYALADAYTICDAYHCSVLSSTGPNRTYLWSGMIDPDGNAGGPAYDGASESGLTWQTYAEALQDAGVSWKVYQNASDNFGDNGLAYFDTFEHAPPGSDLAVNGMGSVPSTGKTADDIVAAIRADTLDGTLPQVSWVVPDQLYSEHPDGPPENGAHFVHLVLQALAADPEVFDSTVLFLNYDENDGFFDHVPPPVAPDGTDGEFYDGTNVGLGFRVPMIVVSPWTRGGWVDSQVYDHTSVLRFLETWTAALGTPAVCSNISAWRRKVCGDLTGAFDFANPVHGLPSLPDTSDTISAASAALEVNPAPGTNEMPAQESGTKPARALPYQPNAWVDRIEYDADDAIRLRIAMANQGPKATAWAHYSVYANAYRTDGPWQYTVAPHNASTGTDGSAKDSFDIGADYGDGQYDLSVHGPNRFVRRFTGDATADGRTAEATTGYAPAPHTNRQALWFHLANTGTSTVTFTIASTNYRTGTWHYRVAPGATVSDHFDNVAVCGGWYDFTVTVDGDDSWSRRATGHIETGGASITG, encoded by the coding sequence GTGTCACCGCTCACCCGCCGTACCTTCCTCGGCTCCGCCGCCGCCCTCGGGGCGGCCGTCGGCCTGGAGGTCGTGCCCGGCACGCAGGCCCGCGCGGCCGCCGCCGCGGCGCGCACCGGCACGATCCGCGACGTCAAGCACGTCGTGGTGCTGATGCAGGAGAACCGCAGCTTCGACCACTACTTCGGCACGCTGCGCGGCGTGCGCGGCTTCGGCGACCGCACGGCCGTCCAACTCCCGGACGGCAACAGCGTCTTCAACCAGCCGAACGGCGGGAAGCGCCAGTACCCGTGGCAGCTGAGCGCCACCAAGACCTGGTGGTGGGGCGTCAGCAAGGAGAAGATCGCGCAGTGCGACGGCTCGCTCGCGCACACCTGGGCCACCCAGCACGCGGCCTGGAACAACGGGCGGATGGACTCCTGGGTCGCCGCCAAGGGGTCCGACCGGACGCTGGGCTTCATGGACCGCTCGGACATCCCGTTCCACTACGCGCTGGCCGACGCCTACACGATCTGCGACGCGTACCACTGCTCGGTCCTCTCCTCGACCGGCCCGAACCGCACCTACCTGTGGTCCGGCATGATCGACCCGGACGGCAACGCCGGCGGCCCGGCCTACGACGGTGCCTCGGAGTCCGGGCTGACCTGGCAGACCTACGCCGAGGCGCTGCAGGACGCCGGGGTGAGCTGGAAGGTCTACCAGAACGCCTCGGACAACTTCGGTGACAACGGGCTCGCCTACTTCGACACCTTCGAGCACGCCCCGCCGGGCAGCGACCTCGCCGTCAACGGCATGGGCTCGGTGCCGAGCACGGGCAAGACGGCGGACGACATCGTCGCGGCGATCCGGGCGGACACCCTCGACGGCACGCTGCCGCAGGTGAGTTGGGTGGTCCCCGACCAGCTGTACTCCGAGCACCCGGACGGCCCGCCGGAGAACGGCGCGCACTTCGTCCACCTGGTGCTGCAGGCGCTGGCCGCCGACCCGGAGGTGTTCGACTCCACGGTGCTGTTCCTCAACTACGACGAGAACGACGGCTTCTTCGACCACGTGCCGCCGCCGGTCGCACCGGACGGCACGGACGGCGAGTTCTACGACGGCACCAACGTCGGCCTCGGGTTCCGGGTGCCGATGATCGTCGTCTCGCCGTGGACCCGCGGCGGCTGGGTGGACTCGCAGGTCTACGACCACACCAGCGTGCTCCGGTTCCTGGAGACCTGGACCGCGGCCCTCGGCACCCCGGCCGTCTGCTCGAACATCAGCGCCTGGCGCCGCAAGGTGTGCGGCGACCTGACCGGTGCCTTCGACTTCGCCAACCCGGTCCACGGCCTGCCCTCGCTGCCCGACACCAGTGACACGATCAGCGCGGCGTCCGCCGCCCTGGAGGTGAACCCGGCCCCGGGCACCAACGAGATGCCCGCCCAGGAGTCCGGCACCAAGCCGGCCCGCGCGCTGCCCTACCAGCCGAACGCCTGGGTGGACCGGATCGAGTACGACGCCGACGACGCGATCCGGCTCCGGATCGCCATGGCCAACCAGGGCCCGAAGGCCACGGCCTGGGCGCACTACTCGGTCTACGCCAACGCCTACCGCACCGACGGCCCCTGGCAGTACACCGTCGCGCCGCACAACGCCTCGACCGGCACCGACGGCAGCGCCAAGGACTCCTTCGACATCGGCGCCGACTACGGCGACGGCCAGTACGACCTCTCGGTCCACGGCCCGAACCGGTTCGTGCGCCGCTTCACCGGCGACGCGACCGCCGACGGCCGGACCGCCGAGGCCACCACCGGCTACGCGCCCGCGCCGCACACCAACCGCCAGGCGCTCTGGTTCCACCTGGCCAACACCGGCACCTCGACGGTCACCTTCACCATCGCCTCCACCAACTACCGCACCGGCACCTGGCACTACCGGGTCGCGCCGGGTGCCACGGTGAGCGACCACTTCGACAACGTGGCGGTCTGCGGCGGCTGGTACGACTTCACGGTGACGGTCGACGGCGACGACTCGTGGAGCCGCCGGGCCACCGGCCACATCGAGACGGGCGGCGCGAGCATCACCGGCTGA
- a CDS encoding helix-turn-helix transcriptional regulator — MPDNHDFAHSPDSPPATTDTWRDVSKQPPVGRAAEIARLERAVHWLRSGHGTVLELAGDPGLGKSTLLSVLAGLAARAGIRLARGHAGRGNAAPGQVFRDAWGDHPALDPRDVDGDRFLQAARGLALDWASGAGGALLLDDAQWCDSGSVELVRRLIRRPVPGPFLLALAHRPRQTSPILLAALDEGVRAGTVTRIAVPPLGPDAVRELLARWSADSGPEHEDHLDRLRDAAGGSPRSLRILLAAGWDPGRSPGRGDDPGLLLREAAALTAEFEAVSPQARAALGAAAVLGTPFRPQDVAPVCGLDPDHAFAALGELTRADLVRGRGEGGTLGFRDSVLEQVAHEHMDLLERSTAHRRALDLLTEQGGTAAQLARHAVHLLGTDSAVAAPVLARAAAEALAHRPDAAARWLRLALDHTPHGAAGKEARSELEVLRSRALIGAGRLDEARTLIHEVLGRSDELPWQLAVRAAGAAADVERLLCRHEEAEAIAAAALRRLPAPGNGGPLPLEAAAMTYEYALVQSMRGDHVRARATLRPALGSALEPAHPTGVAIRCLAACQDAYLGDVAEAVRAVRECADSTDALPDPQAGRSPEMFLTLGTAEFYLERFDAAARHFGRFLKVPGARAQQHLASYQLVGLAVVDLCGGRLAQAARRAAEAERSATDIGSQEITGLARAARAAALAWTRGRRDTREALALADSALLDLAARDSWWCLSAIGLAAQVRLVAGDPDGALRTMVDGAGGEDVAQLQPALEPSLRALMASAALNCGDLVSARHWTAQAEAAAQRLGLPGQRAWAVRARAALHLTDGQPDLAAPLFEQAAEGFQRAGLPLQRAWTLVSGAQAAGAAQGRDVALGWLDSASVIADALGALRVREEAARVRAELAGSRSERDPAQPPAAGPLAVLSDREREIAALAAAGLRSREIAQRLFLSPRTVDAHLGRVYRRLGLSSRAELARVIGGRDGAVG, encoded by the coding sequence ATGCCGGACAACCACGACTTCGCCCACTCCCCCGACTCGCCGCCCGCCACGACCGACACCTGGCGGGACGTCAGCAAGCAGCCGCCCGTCGGACGGGCGGCCGAGATCGCGCGGCTCGAACGGGCCGTGCACTGGCTGCGGTCGGGACACGGGACCGTCCTGGAGCTCGCCGGGGATCCGGGCCTGGGCAAGAGCACCCTGCTGAGCGTCCTCGCCGGGCTCGCCGCCCGGGCCGGGATCCGGCTGGCCCGCGGCCACGCCGGCCGCGGGAACGCCGCCCCCGGCCAGGTGTTCCGCGACGCCTGGGGCGACCATCCCGCGCTGGACCCGCGCGACGTCGACGGCGACCGCTTCCTGCAGGCGGCCCGGGGGCTGGCCTTGGACTGGGCCTCGGGCGCCGGTGGTGCCCTGCTCCTCGACGACGCGCAGTGGTGCGACTCGGGATCGGTCGAGCTCGTGCGGCGGCTCATCCGCCGTCCGGTCCCGGGACCGTTCCTGCTCGCCCTGGCACACCGCCCCCGGCAGACCAGCCCGATCCTGCTGGCGGCGCTGGACGAGGGCGTGCGCGCCGGCACCGTGACCCGGATCGCGGTGCCGCCGCTGGGCCCGGACGCGGTGCGCGAGCTCCTGGCCCGTTGGTCCGCCGACAGCGGCCCGGAGCACGAGGACCACCTCGACCGCTTGCGGGACGCGGCCGGCGGCAGCCCCCGCAGCCTGCGCATCCTGCTGGCCGCCGGCTGGGATCCGGGCCGGTCGCCGGGCCGCGGCGACGACCCGGGCCTGCTGCTGCGCGAAGCGGCCGCCCTGACCGCCGAGTTCGAGGCGGTGTCGCCGCAGGCCCGCGCGGCCCTGGGCGCCGCCGCCGTGCTCGGCACGCCCTTCCGCCCCCAGGACGTCGCACCGGTCTGCGGACTCGATCCCGACCACGCCTTCGCGGCGCTCGGCGAGCTGACCCGCGCCGACCTCGTGCGCGGCCGCGGCGAAGGCGGCACGCTCGGGTTCCGCGACAGCGTGCTGGAGCAGGTGGCCCACGAGCACATGGACCTCCTCGAACGCTCGACGGCCCACCGGCGGGCGCTGGACCTGCTCACCGAACAGGGCGGCACCGCAGCGCAGTTGGCCCGGCACGCCGTGCACCTGCTCGGCACGGACTCCGCGGTGGCCGCACCCGTCCTGGCCCGGGCCGCCGCCGAGGCGCTCGCGCACCGGCCGGACGCCGCGGCCCGCTGGCTGCGCCTGGCGCTCGACCACACGCCGCACGGCGCAGCGGGCAAGGAGGCGCGGTCCGAGCTGGAGGTGCTGCGCTCCCGGGCGCTGATCGGCGCGGGGCGGCTGGACGAGGCCCGCACGCTGATCCACGAAGTCCTGGGCCGCTCCGATGAGTTGCCCTGGCAGCTGGCCGTCCGGGCGGCCGGGGCCGCCGCGGACGTCGAGCGCCTGCTCTGCCGCCACGAGGAGGCGGAGGCCATCGCCGCCGCCGCACTGCGCCGCCTCCCGGCCCCCGGGAACGGCGGACCGCTCCCCCTCGAAGCCGCCGCCATGACCTACGAGTACGCGCTGGTCCAGTCGATGCGCGGCGACCACGTCCGGGCCCGCGCGACGCTGCGCCCGGCCCTGGGCAGCGCCCTCGAACCCGCGCACCCGACGGGGGTGGCGATCCGCTGCCTGGCGGCCTGTCAGGACGCCTACCTGGGGGACGTCGCCGAGGCCGTCCGCGCCGTGCGGGAGTGCGCCGACAGCACGGACGCGCTCCCCGACCCCCAGGCCGGACGGTCGCCGGAGATGTTCCTGACCCTCGGCACCGCCGAGTTCTACCTGGAGCGGTTCGACGCCGCCGCGCGCCACTTCGGGCGGTTCCTGAAGGTGCCCGGTGCCCGCGCCCAGCAGCACCTCGCCTCGTACCAGCTCGTCGGCCTGGCGGTGGTCGACCTGTGCGGCGGCCGGTTGGCGCAGGCCGCGCGCCGGGCTGCCGAGGCCGAGCGGTCGGCCACCGACATCGGCTCGCAGGAGATCACCGGCCTGGCCCGGGCGGCGCGGGCCGCCGCACTGGCCTGGACCCGCGGCCGGCGCGACACGCGCGAGGCCCTGGCCCTGGCCGACTCCGCGCTCCTCGACCTCGCGGCGCGGGACAGCTGGTGGTGTCTCAGCGCGATCGGGCTGGCGGCCCAGGTGCGCCTGGTCGCCGGGGACCCGGACGGCGCGCTGCGCACCATGGTGGACGGCGCCGGCGGGGAGGACGTGGCGCAGCTCCAGCCCGCGCTCGAACCCTCGCTCCGGGCGCTGATGGCGTCCGCCGCGCTGAACTGCGGCGACCTCGTGTCCGCGCGGCACTGGACCGCCCAGGCGGAGGCCGCCGCGCAGCGCCTCGGGCTGCCCGGGCAGCGTGCGTGGGCGGTGCGCGCACGGGCGGCACTGCATCTGACGGATGGTCAGCCGGACCTCGCCGCGCCGCTGTTCGAGCAGGCCGCCGAGGGGTTCCAGCGGGCCGGGCTGCCGCTCCAGCGGGCCTGGACGCTGGTCTCGGGCGCCCAGGCGGCCGGCGCGGCGCAGGGACGGGACGTCGCGCTGGGCTGGCTGGACTCGGCCTCGGTGATCGCCGACGCGCTCGGCGCGCTCCGGGTGCGCGAGGAAGCGGCGCGCGTGCGGGCCGAGTTGGCCGGCAGCCGGTCCGAGCGCGACCCGGCGCAACCGCCCGCGGCCGGGCCGCTGGCGGTGCTGAGCGACCGGGAACGCGAGATCGCGGCGCTCGCGGCGGCGGGGCTGCGGTCGCGGGAGATCGCGCAGCGGCTCTTCCTCAGTCCGCGGACCGTGGACGCCCACCTCGGCCGGGTCTACCGGCGGCTCGGCCTGTCCTCGCGGGCCGAGCTGGCCCGGGTCATCGGCGGGCGGGACGGCGCCGTGGGGTGA